One window of the Eucalyptus grandis isolate ANBG69807.140 chromosome 8, ASM1654582v1, whole genome shotgun sequence genome contains the following:
- the LOC104414367 gene encoding uncharacterized protein LOC104414367, which yields MFIRFRTPMFHFSRKALLHVRVLQLPPQADALRLLLRFSSTSSKSPSFTVSYLVNSCGLSPESALSASKLVKFETPSRPDAVIGVFKDRGFTPAQISHIVRRFPASLSLDPDKTLLPKLHYFGSSGFSDLELAKLVVAVPKILRRSLEQHLVPTFHYISNLLQSDEKAVAAIGRAPRLLYDDPQAELVPEITTLRSAGVPEENIRHLVLYHGQIFWCRSLQFDETMNRVKAMGFDPSKLIFVAALHVIMGMSESMWRRKIGVYGKWGWSEEVVVLAFRKYPLCMALSESKITAAMDLFVNVLGLDSLVISQRPLALMYSLRKRIVPRGSVYQVLLSKGLSKPCSLTALLTVSEEKFLEKFVTSNLGEAPQLLALYNEKMGLAC from the coding sequence ATGTTCATCAGATTCAGAACACCCATGTTCCATTTCTCTCGGAAAGCCCTGCTCCACGTCAGGGTTCTTCAACTTCCGCCGCAAGCCGATGCCCTCCGTCTGCTGCTCAGATTTTCCTCTACCTCCTCGAAGTCGCCATCGTTCACGGTCTCCTACCTCGTCAACTCCTGTGGGTTGTCCCCGGAATCGGCTCTCTCCGCTTCCAAGCTCGTCAAGTTCGAGACCCCTTCGAGACCGGACGCGGTCATCGGCGTCTTCAAGGACCGAGGCTTCACTCCAGCTCAAATCTCGCACATTGTCAGGAGATTCCCCGCGTCGCTTTCGTTGGACCCAGATAAGACCCTCTTGCCAAAACTCCATTATTTTGGCTCGAGTGGGTTTTCCGACCTCGAATTAGCCAAGCTCGTGGTTGCCGTCCCGAAGATTTTGCGCAGGAGCCTGGAGCAGCATTTGGTACCCACTTTTCATTACATCAGTAATTTGTTGCAATCCGATGAAAAGGCCGTCGCAGCCATCGGACGTGCTCCGCGACTGTTATACGATGATCCTCAAGCTGAACTTGTTCCTGAAATCACGACTTTGAGGAGTGCCGGAGTGCCTGAAGAGAACATCAGGCATTTAGTCTTGTACCACGGGCAAATTTTTTGGTGTCGGTCCTTGCAATTTGATGAGACCATGAATAGGGTGAAAGCAATGGGTTTTGACCCTTCCAAACTGATCTTTGTCGCGGCTCTGCACGTGATTATGGGCATGAGCGAGTCGATGTGGAGGAGGAAAATCGGTGTGTATGGCAAGTGGGGTTGGTCCGAGGAGGTGGTTGTTTTAGCTTTTAGGAAGTATCCATTGTGTATGGCATTGTCGGAGAGCAAAATTACTGCTGCAATGGACCTCTTTGTCAATGTGCTGGGGCTCGATTCATTGGTTATTTCTCAACGTCCGTTAGCCTTAATGTATAGCTTAAGGAAGAGAATTGTTCCTCGAGGATCGGTCTATCAAGTTCTGCTGTCTAAAGGTTTAAGTAAACCTTGTAGCCTGACTGCATTGTTGACTGTTTCAGAGGAGAAGTTCCTGGAGAAGTTTGTGACTAGTAATTTGGGTGAAGCACCGCAGTTGTTGGCTCTCTATAATGAGAAGATGGGTCTTGCATGCTAG